The following DNA comes from Chromatiales bacterium.
CGCACAACGTGGCAATCGTCGATGTGTTCTGGGGCATTGCGATTGCCGGTGCCGGCATCAGCTGGCTTTATCTCTGGCCGGCGACCAGTACGCGTGGCGTACTGGTCGCGCTGCTGGCAACTGTCTGGGCCATACGGCTCGGCGCACATCTGCTCTGGCGCGGCCGCGGGCAGGCCGAAGACCGGCGCTATCGGGAAATCCGTGCCCGCAATGAGCCGAACTTCCGCTTCAAGAGCCTTTACCTGGTTTTTGGTCTGCAGGCCGTGCTCGCCTGGCTGGTCGCGATGCCACTGCTCGGTGGCGTCATCAGCAGTGCGCCGATCGGCAGCCTGGACCGCTTCGGTACGCTCCTGTGGGCCTTTGGTCTGGTCTTTGAATCGGTGGCGGATTACCAGTTGGCACGCTTTCAGCGGGATGGTGGGGCAGCGCGTGGCGTGATGAATACCGGTCTGTGGCGCTTCAGCCGCCATCCGAACTATTTTGGCGAGTTCGTCCTCTGGTGGGGTATTGGCCTGATCGCGGTCGCCGGCGGGGCGTGGTGGGCGCTCATCGGCCCGTTCCTGCTGAGCGTGTTCCTGCTCAAGGTCTCGGGTATCGCGTTGACGGAAAAAGATATTGCCACGCGCCGTCCGGCGTATCAGGATTACATGCGGCGCACGAGTGCTTTCGTGCCGCGGCCACCGCGCTGAATCACAACCGGAAGATCATCATGCGAGACAAAGTCATGCGTACTGCCCGGATCGCCGCAGCGGCCCTGATCGCCTGTCTGCCGTCACTTGTTTCGGCGGGCGAAGCAGCCGCGCTCTGCGCAACGGCTGAACAGAAGGCGCAGATCGCACCACTGTACGCCGGCACCGTTGTGCCGCCGCCTTTCATGGCGGCAACGAAGCTTGGTCTGCCCGAGGGCATCGTTGCCAGCGCCCTGCCAGCTGCGCAGGCAACCGGTGTGTCGGGTGCGGCTTTCGGCAAGGTATGGGAATCCCTGCAGGGCTGGGATCAGGCGCTCACGCTGGTCCTGAAGGGTGCCAACGTATTCGAGATCCACGGGCGGATTCCGGCCGGTGTACCGTCAACGAAGAGCCCGTTTTTCAATCTGCAGTCGGCCGAGACCGGCCTCGGTGGTCACCTGCGCCCCGATCTCATCGGCGCGATCTACGCGGTGAATCTCGTTGGTGCCGAAGGCCCGATGCGCGGCGTGACCTTCGTGGATCAGCAGGGGGAAGGCATGTTCGGCGTCTATCTGCCCGAGAGCCGTGAGCCCTCGCCGGCACTGGTCGCGCAGTTCGACAAGACGCAGGCACTGATGGCCGGCATGCCGCGTCTCTGTCAGCCCTGACCCGCCTCGAAGACCACCACGCTGCGCGGCTGACACAGGTATTGCGGCTGCGTCCATGGAATCCGTGCATCACGCGTGATGATGTCCCCGGGTGGTTCCATCTCCGTATCGACTGCGACATGCCAGTACCGTTCCGCGACGGGAGGCAGGTCCACCCTTTCAACCTCGTCTGACATGTTGATCAGGACATGCAGGTCTTCTTCGGCGGGCGTGATGCCGGTCAGCGTGAAGGACAGGAAGCGCGTGTCCGGATCCTCCCAGCGGGGTGTGCCGAGTTTCGCGTCATACCAGCGGATATCCGGCCTGCCGTGTGCGGGGTCCGTCTCGCCACTGAGGAACCGCGCCCGTGACAGTGCGGGGTGACGCTTCCGCAGGGCGATCATCTCGCGCACGAAGCGCAGCATGTCGCTGTTGGTTTCAGTCAGCCGCCAGTCAAACCACGAGATCCCGTTGTCCTGGCACCAGGCGTTGTTGTTGCCGTGCTGCGTGCGCAGTACTTCGTCGCCGGCGAGCAGCATCGGCACGCCCTGCGAGAGCAGCAGCAGGGCAAAGGCATTGCGGATGTCCTGCCGGCGCCGACGCATGACGCTCTCATCGAGCGTTTCGCCTTCGGTGCCGCAGTTCCAGCTGTCGTTGTGCGCCCAGCCGTCGCGATTCTCTTCGCCGTTGGCCTCGTTGTGCTTCTCGCGGTAACTGACCAGATCGTTGAGCGTGAATCCGTCGTGACAGGTGATGTAGTTGATACTGCTCTGCGGTGTGCGATCGCTGGCCTGATACAGGTCGCTGCTGCCCGCCAGACAGGTGGCCATCTCGCCGGCGAGTCCGGCGTCGCCGCGCAGAAAGCGGCGTATGGCATCCCGATAGCGGCCGTTCCATTCGCTCCAGGCCACACCGGGGAAATTGCCGACGTGGTACAGGCCGGCCGCATCCCAGGCCTCGGCGATCAGCGGCACGCCAGCCAGTGCCGGTGAGAACTCGATCGCGGCTGGAAAAGGCGGGTTTGCCAGCGGTTCACCGTCTTCGCCGCGCACGAAGACGCTGGCGAGGTCAAAGCGGAAACCATCGACGCCATACTCCTGAACCCAGACCTCCAGCGCACGCAGCAGCGTCTGCGTGACCAGGGGGTTGTTGCAGTTGATGGTATTGCCGCAGCCGGTGTAGTCGCGCAGTACGCCCTTGTCGTGGTGATAAAAGATTTCCGGCATCAGGCCCTTGTAGTTGATGACCGGGCCACCTTCGCCGCTTTCGGCGGTGTGGTTGAGTACCACATCGAGTATCAGGCCGATGTCCGCCGCGTGCAGCGCCTCGACGAGGGCGCGGAATTCATCCGTCTGGCCGGCCTGATCACGGTTCAGGCAATAACCCGGATGCGGGCTGCACAGCGAATGAGGGGCGTAACCCCAGTAATTGCGCAAACCCATTGCAGCCACCGACGCCGGTACGTCCTGCTCATCGAAGGCGGCGACCGGCAGGAGCTGCACGTGGGTGATGCCGAGGTCCCGCAAGTACGGAATCTTCTCGATCAGCCCGGCATAACTGCCAGGCTGATCGACGCCGGCCGAGGGGTGCCGGGTGAAACCACCGACATGCAGTTCATAGATGATGGCCTGGTCGAGGCCGCGCGGCGGGGGGCGCGGTGCGCCGTGTTCTGGCGGTCGGGTGACGATGCCGCGCAGGCCAAGCGCCGATCCGGGTGCGGCGACGCGTGCGCTGCGGTCCCAGTGGTGGTCGCTGACGGCACGACAAAGCGGGTCGAGTACTTCCAGCCGCGTGGCGACCGGGGTACCGGCGTTTTCACTGTGCCGTGCAGCCGGCGGCAAGGTCACACGCCAGTTGTAGTGCATGCCGGCCGGCAGCCCGCATACGGCAACATGCCAGAAGAAGTAGCTGCGGTTCTCCCGGGGTTCCAGCCGGATGGCCTGCAGCGGTGCGGTTGCCTTGGCGTCGGCATACAGGAGCAGTTCGACGCCGGTGGCCTCCCGGCTGTAGATGCAGAAGTTGGTGCGCTGCCGGCTCCAGGTCGCGCCGGGCGGGTGGCGCGATCCGGCCTCGGTGACGAAAGGAGCCGTCACGGTGCGTCGGCCGGTGCGGGCGCGGGCGCCTCGGCAGTCTGGAAGGAAAAGACCTGTCGCCAGTCGTAGCGCATGCTCACGATCATCCAGCCGTTGGCATCAGCAGCATTGAGGGAGGCACGATCCTTTTCATCGTATGCGTACTCGCGCTCGAAGTCGTCATGCCGGATCAAGATCTGCAGGCTCTGCTGTGGGCGGGCACCCGGGGTTTCTGCGCGCTGACTGTAACGAAGCATGTCGATGTCGCCACCTGAACGGACATTGCCCGCGGCCAGTATGGGCCGCAGGCCGATATGCTGGTCGATGCTGAGTGGCTTTATCGCGCCGTCATTCAATGAGTGCACTGTGGCGAGACGGCGCAGCACCAGTTTTCCGTCCTCTTCGCGCAGCGTGGCCACCACGCTGCTGCCGATCACATCGTCGCTGGAAATGCCGTAGGTCTCGCTGGCCAGTATGCGCGCCAGGTCCACGCTGCCCGCCGAAACGATGAAATTGTGAAAGCCGTTGGCGCGCAGATAAGCCAGCAACTCGCGCATCGGTGTATAGGCGAGCCGGGTCCAGGTCTGCTGAAAGCGCGGATGCCGGGCGGTGCCGAGGAATTCGCGCGCATCGCTGCGGAACGCGGCCTGCGTGCGTCCGGCATGGGCCGCTGCCACCAGTTGGAACACGGAAGCATCGTCGGCTTCCTGCAGGTACCTGCCCTGCAGTTCCAGTGCGGCCTTGAAAGGCATCTGGTTCTGCCATTCCGGGTGCTGTGGCGCCTGCAGGCGCAGTCGCTCAAGGGCGAACAGGCCCTGGGGGCCGGGTTTCTCGGGCCAAAGGGTGCCGTCATCATCGAATACGGCGATGCGTTCCGCCGGGGTCACATAATGACTGCCACCGGGTGTACTCACCTCCCGCACGAAATCGAGAATACGCTGCTTGCCCGCACCGTCACGCCAGGCGGGCAGGGGGTCGGTCGCTGCCTGACACAGCGTGGCAAAGCCGACGACAGCGGACAGCAGCAATATGCGGCCTGACATGGAGGTCCTTGTGGTTCTGGTGCGGCGCACATACTACCGGGACCGCTGCATGGCGTGAATGCACCGGTGTATAGTTCAGGCATGTTCGCCGAGCTGAAAATTCGTGGACTGCTGCCCGCCCTCGTGGTTGCCCTGCAGTTTGCCGTGCTGCCCTGTGCGATGGCCATGCAGTCAGGCGGCGATTGCGAACACTGTGACGGTGCCGAGCGGCCCTCACACTGCATGGTTGCCGCCGATGAGTCCGCAGTCGATGCAGGGCTGAACTCGCCTGATCGATTGGGCGCTGTTCCGCCGTCCGGCGGTGTTTTCAGTATTCTGCTTCTGCCCGCTGCGCCACAGGTTCTGCAGCGCGCTGAATCGGCTGCGGCCGCAATCGCCCGCCGCAGTGGACGCCATGGCGGTGATCCGCCTCTCCACCTGCTCTACGGACATTTCCGCAACTAGACCGTCCCCTCGACTGCTGGCCATACCTGGTTCAACTCGAGGAGACTGTTCATGCACGACAAAAAGGGGCGGGTTGCCCCCATCTGCAATCCGATTGCCGACCCGGCCAGGCGGACCTTTGTCCGCGGCCTTGCCCTCGGCGGTATCACCGCCGGGCTGGGCCTGTGGCGGAATCCGGCCTGGGCGCTCGACGCCCGGGGCACGACGCAAATTATCAGTGGTACGGAGTTTGACCTGCGCCTCGGCGCGTCGCCGGTCAATATCACCGGTCAACCGCGACTGGCGACGCTGATCAATGACTCGCTGCCGGGGCCGACCCTGCGCTTTCGCGATGGCGATACGGTCACCGTCCGCGTCACCAACAACCTCGCTGAATCCAGTTCCATGCACTGGCATGGCGTGCTCGTACCGGCGGCGATGGACGGTGTACCGGGGCTCAGCTACGACGGCATCGGCCCCGGCGAAACTTTTGTCTACCGCTTTCCCGTCCGTCAGACCGGCACCTACTGGTATCACAGCCACTCCGGCCTGCAGGAGCAGACCGGCATCTACGGCGCGATCGTCATCGAGCCGCGCACGCCGGACCCGGTGGCCTGCGACCGCGATTACGTGGTGATGCTGTCCGACTGGACCGATGAGAACCCGGCCCGCGTTGTCGCGAAGCTCAAGAAGCAATCGGACTACTACAACCACGGACAGCGTACGGCTGGCGACTTTCTCGGCGATGTACGTCGCGACGGCTTTTTCGCGACAGTTGCCGAGCGTCGCATGTGGGGCGCGATGCGCATGAATCCCATGGATATGGCTGACGTCAGCGGCTGCACCTATACCTATCTGCTGAATGGCAAGCCGCCGGCCGCCAACTGGACGGGACTCTTCAGTCCGGGCGAGCGCATCCGCCTGCGCTTCATCAATGCCGGCGCAATGACGATCTTCGACGTGCGCATTCCCGGCTTGCAAATGACGGTGATCGGCACCGATGGTCAGCCCGTCAGGCCGGTGGCCGTCGATGAGTTCCGCATCAGCGCCGGCGAAACCTACGACGTGATCGTGACGCCCGACCAGGATCAGGCCTATACGCTGTTTGCGCAGTCCATGGACCGGAGCGGATTTGCGGCCGGTACGCTCGCGCCGCGCGCCGGCATGAGCGCCGTGGTGCCCGTGCCTGACCGGCGCGTGCCGCTGACCATGGCGGACATGGGTCATGCGATGCCCGCCGACTCCGGCGCGGCGATGGATCACTCCGCGCACAGCATGCATGCGGGCCACGACATGTCGGCCATGGAGGGCGGTGGCGCGCCGGCAGTGATCACGCATGCGGCGACGGAATTCGGCCCCGGTGTGGACATGCGGGTGGATCAGCCCTCGACTCGCCTCGACGATCCCGGCGTGGGTCTGCGTGACAACGGGCGACGTGTACTCACTTATGCTGATCTCGAAAGTGTGTACGACGATCCGGATGGCCGCGAGCCCGGTCGCACCATCGAGCTGCATGTGACCGGCAATATGGAGCGGTACATGTGGTCGTTCGACGGCATCCCGATGGAGGAAGCCGGACCGATCCGGCTCATTCATGGTGAGCGGATCCGCGTCGTACTCGTCAACGACACCATGATGGACCATCCAATCCATCTGCACGGCATGTGGAGTGACCTCGAAGACGAAGCGGGTGCGTTCAAGGTCCGCAAGCACACCATCAACATCAAGGCGGGCCAGAAGCTGAGCTACCGCGTAGCCGCCGATGCCTTCGGGCGCTGGGCCTATCACTGTCACCTGGCGCTGCACATGGCGGGAATCTTTCGTGTCGTCATCGTGGACCGCGACGGTGCGGATGCCGGCGGGCACGGAGGGCATCACCATGGTTGATCGCATACGAGAAGCGGCCCGCCTGGTATGGCTGGTCACGCTCCTGTCCATGCTGCCGGGCGTGACACCGGTGCACGCCGAAGATGAGCGCGATGCGGCGTTTCCGCAGCTCGGCACCACCATGAGCCAGCAGATGCCTGACGATCCCGTGTACTGGATGCTGCTCTTCGACGAATTCGAGTGGCAGGACCAGCGCGACGGCGATGCCCTGAGCTGGGATGCCCATGCGTGGATCGGTACCGACATGCACCGCGCGCTGCTGCGCGCCGAAGGTCAGCGTGAAGACGGCAACACCACGGAAAACCGTCTCGAACTGCTGTGGGCACACCCGGTCGCCGCCTACTGGGACCTGGTGGCCGGCGCACGCATGGATACCGAGCCGGGGACGACACGCAACTACGTCGGTATCGGCGTGCAGGGTCTCGCACCGCAGTGGCTGCATGTGGAGGCGACGGCCTGGGCCGGCGAACGCGGACAGACGGCGGCAACGCTCAAGCTCGAGTATGAGCTGCTGCTGACCAACCGGCTGATCCTGACGCCGAAGTTCGAAACCGACATCTATGGCAAGGACGATATGGCAAACGAGATCGGCAACGGTGTCAGCGATGTAAAGGCCGGCCTGCGTCTGCGCTACGAAATCCGTCGCGAGTTTGCGCCCTATGTCGGCGTCGAGTGGACGGGCAAGTTCGGCGATACTGCCGATATGGCCCGCAGCAACGATGAAGCGGTACGTGATGCGCACATCGTTGCCGGTCTGCGTTTCTGGTTCTGAAGCGAGCAGGTTCTGCATGCAGACGAATGACTGTCCGCTGTGCCGAGATGCTGCGGCACCGGCGTTGTGGCGTGACGAGAAATGCCGGGTGGTCAGTGCGGACGACGCCGACTACCCGGCTTTTCTGCGCGTGATCTGGCAGGCCCATGTGCGCGAGATGACCGATCTGGATCCGGCCGGACAGCAACATCTGCTGCGCGTGGTGCTGGCGGTCGAAGGTGTGCTGCGTACCGAGCTTGCGCCCGACAAGATCAACCTCGCCACGCTCGGCAACCAGGTGCCGCATCTGCACTGGCATGTGATCCCGCGCTTTGCCGACGACGCCCACTTCCCCGATCCGGTGTGGGCAGAACGGCGGCGTGCGGGCGTGGCACACAAGGTAGACCGGGAGCGGCTGATCGGGGGTCTGCGCTCGGCGCTGGGGTCATCGCCGGGCAGGTGAAGCGCCTTCAGTCGGCAATCAAAGCCAGCCGCTCGCCATCGTCGAATACCAGTTCGCGCTCCGGCCAGCGGACTGCGGCCAGCCGGCCCATGTGTCGCGCACCGGGTGCCAGCGGGCGTTCGCGGTAGCGCACACCGACGGAGAAATCCACACAGAAGGCGTTGGCGCGCGGTCCCAGCCATGCCCCCGCAGCCCGTCCCTTGAACAGGTCCGGTTCGCCGCGGGAATGACCCGGCGGTACGGCATGATCGCTCCAGCGCCAGTAGTGCCCGAAGATGACCGGCACCTCGTCCCGGTAGTCGTGCCACCAGGCGACGCGGTCCACCATGCGCCACTTGCCGGTGGCGTAGAAGGGTTTCCCGGCTAGTCGCTCGACACCTGAAGTCAGCACGCGGATCGGGTTGTTCATCTGGAAGTACGCGCTCATCTGGCCAGTTGCCCGCAGCAGCGGTACGGGGGCCTGTTCGTCGGCCATCGCGGTTCCCCACTGCTCGTGCTCTTTGGCCAGGCTGTCCGACAGTCCGGAATCCTCCAGCCACTGCCCGGCGCGCCGGTGATATTCGCGATAGATGTCCGTGAGCGGCTGTCGGCTGGCATCGGCGGCAAGCGCCAGCAGCGATTCCTGGTGCCAGGCGGCATGCACCACGCGCAGATCATCGCGCGACAGTGTGAGCGGCAGGCTGGCCAGAAAAACCGGAAACTCCTCGCGCTGGGCTGCGCTCGTTCCCCGGCAGTCCGGAAACCGGCCCTTGGCGTGATCGTGGTTTTCGGCAAAGAACCAGCCATTGCCGGATTTTCTCGCGCCGCGCAGCACGCTGAGTTCGTGATTGCCGAGCACGCATTGCGCACTGCCGCCCGCGATCAGCGCCTGCACCAGTTCGATTACGCCGGGACTGTCGGGGCCGCGGTCGCAGAGGTCGCCGACGAAGACCAGGTGACGGCCGTCCCGATGCTGCCCGTCGGCGTCATAGCCAAGGTGTTGCAGCAGGGCGCGCAGTGCTTCGAGTTCGCCGTGTACGTCGCCGACGATATCGAGCGAACCGGCGGCCAGCGGTTCTTCAACCGTGATGCTCATTCAGACGGATACCGTGACGGGGTCATAGTCCGAATCGTCCGTGGCACCTGCCACATAGGTATCGGGATTGAGGGTGGTGAGGCGCACGCCCTGTTCTTCGGCCGCCACCATTGACGCGCTGGCGCGCGGAATCCTTGCCGCCGCATAACGCTGCAGGGCTTCCGGCGTTGTGCCGGCCGCGGCAATCGCACGGGCCAGGACGAGCGCGTCTTCCAGCGCAAGATCGGTGGCGCGATCCAGAAACGGTGCGGCAGGATGTGCGGCATCGCCGAGCAGGGTTACACGGCCCTGCGTCCAGGCCGGCAGCGGATCGCGAGCGAAAAGTCCGCGCGACAAAGACTGCTCGGGCGGCGTGGCCATCAGCACGGTGCGCGCAACGGTGTCGAAGCCACGGAATGCTGCCAGCACCGAGTCGACGCCCGAGGGCTTCGCCCAGCCTTCGTCCGTCCAGTGAGTGCTGCGGGCGAGCGCCATGTAAGCAAGCTGTGTACGCCGGCCAACGCTGCAACACCTGAGTCGCTGTCCCGGCCCGATCCAGATGGTTGCATCGGCGAGCCCTGGTGCCGCCGGTGCGAGGTGCGACATCGGCACCAGGCCCTGCCACAGCTGATAGCCGGTGAAGCGCGGCTGCTCGTCGCCGAACAGCCGGGTGCGGACAGCCGAGCGGAGTCCGTCGCAGGCGACGAGCAGCGAGCCGCGCAGCATCTGCCGGCCGGCAAACAGGGCGGTGACGCCGCCGGCATCCTGACCGATATCCGCCAGCGCATGTCCGGGGTGCAGGCAGTTGCGGTCGTTGCTGTGAATGGCCGCAATCAGTGCGCGTTGCAGGTCCGCGCGCCCGATCTGATGACAGCCGGCGTGATCAGCAGCGGTCTCGGCAAGCAGCCGGCCGCTGTGAAAGTGTCTGACGGCGACGCTTGCCGGGCGAACCGCGAGGTCTTCCAGCGCTTCGCCGAGGCCGAGCTCTTTCAGAACCCGCGCACCGGTGGTACCGATCAGTAGTCCCGCGCCGCCAACAAACGGCTCGGCGGCCTGTTCGCAGACCGCGACCCGCAAGCCCTGCCGTTGCAGGGCCAGTGTCGCCGTCAGTCCGCCGATGCCGGCGCCGATGAGGATGACGTCGAACTGCATGTGCGCTAAGGCGCCAGTCGCGCAATGGACCAGCCGTCTCCGCTGCGACTGTAGAGGAAGCGATCGTGCAGGCGATGCTCGCCGGCCTGCCAGAACTCGATGGTTTCCGGCTGCACGCGGTAGCCGCCCCAGAACGAGGGCAGCGGTACCTCACCGGCAGCGAACTTCTGGCGCATCTCCATGAACTTGTTTTCGATCAGGCTGCGGCTGGAGATCACGCTGCTCTGTGCGGAAACCCAGGCGCCGATCTGGCTGTCACGGGGGCGGGTCATGAAGTAACGCAGGTTCTCGGCAGCCGAGGTATGGCTGGCGGTGCCGGTGATACGCACCTGGCGGCTGAGTTCGGCCCAGTAAAACAGCAGGGCAACCCGCGGGTTGGCGATGATTTCGCGCGATTTGCGACTTTCCAGGTTGGTATAGAAGACAAAGCCCGAGGCATCGTAGTACTTGAGCAGCACGGTGCGCAGCGAGGGCTGACCGTCGGCGGCCACGCTGGCGATGCTCATCGCATTCGGGTCGAGTACTTGCGTCTCCATGGCTTCGGCAAACCAGTGTTCGAACTGGCGGAAGGGGTCCGGGTCGAGCGCACCTGGATCCAGTCGACGGGTGCGGTAGTCACGGCGGAGATTGGCAATATCAGTACTCATGTCTCCATTCTAACGAATTGAGGTCATGCATCTGTGACGCAGATGCAGGCCGCGCTGCGGCAGTTGTCCGACCATGGGCGGCGGATTTTGATAGCCGGCATCGCCGGGTGGTTCATGGGGTTAGCGGAAGAGGCAGCCGTGGGAGCCGGGGGGCACTATCGGGGTGTGCCGGGCATCCCTCTGGCCGGCAAAATCAGCCTGTTCCTTCTTGTAGCCGGTTCAATTGCCGCACTCGGCATGGCCTGGCTGGGCCAGGAAATCGTCCTGCGCAAGTTCGGTGAAACCGAATCGGAGCTGGTGCTGCGCAATCGTCACATCCTGCAGCAGGCCATTCAGGCCGATGCGGACAGCGTGGGCACGAATGTGCTGGACTGGAGCCAGTGGAACGGACTCTATGACTATGCCATGGGCAGGAATGCGAAGTTCGCGAGCGAAGAACTGAATGCGGTGGGACTCGACCGACTGAAGCTGGACGCCATCCAGGTCATCAGTCCTGACGGACGGCTTATCAGAGAGGCAATACGCACCGGCCTGACCGGTCCGGACGGGCAGCTGATACCGGATATCGGTAACGAGATCAGGCTCGCCGTGAAGCCGGAAACGCGTAGCGTCCCCGTTTCCGGATGGCTCAATACCAGTATCGGTCCGCTGATCGTCGTCGCGCGCCCGATTCTCAGGAGCGACGCGACAGGGCCGGCCGCGGGTGTCCTGATCATGGCCCGGCATCTGGATCCGGCTGCACTTTCAGCGGGCGTCAGTGTCCTGCCGTCGCAGGTCTTCGTCCATGGCAGTGCCTATGGACCACTCAAGCCGGATCTGCTCCCGCTGCTTGCACAGCTCGAAAATTCGCCCGATTCAGCTGCGCTGGTCTTGCGCGATACGGACATGTCGGATTTCCGGTACTTCCGCGATATCAACGGTCACCTGGCGTTCCTGCTGGAAACCCGCATGCCGCGCACCGTACTCACGACGGCACGTGAGACGACACATCAGCTCTCGATCGCACTGCTGGTCTTTGGCGCAGGCATCTTCCTGCTGTTGCTCGTGGTGATCCGCTTTGCGGTGTCGCGCCCGCTGGGGCAGCTTGCGGGTCATATGCAGCGGTTGCGCGAGACCGGTGAGATCCGGCCGGCTGCGAATGCCGATTCCGGTGATGAGATCGGTACCCTGGCCCGCAGCTTCAATGAACTGCTCGGCGCCCAGCAGAAGGCCAGCAGTGAACTGGGCATGCTGTCGGCCGCCGTCCGGCATGCCGATGAAGCGATCGTGATCCTGGAGCAGGACGGCTGCATTGCCTGGGTGAATCCCGCCTATGAGCGCAGCCGCAATGTGAGAAATGCCGATCTGGTGGGCTGCAAGCCGAACGATGTCATCGAGGGCTGCGATGATCCCGCAACGTATCTGGCCATTTGGGCCTCGGCACGGGCGGGCAAGACCTGGAAGGGACGTCTGCGGACGGTCGTCGATGATGGCCGGGTCGTCACCGAAGACGTGGTCGTCTCGCCGGTACTGCACGCCGGCCAGACTCAGCCAGGCGGTTACGTGATGCTGATGCACGATGTCAGCGAACAGATCGCGCTGGAGGCGCAGATCGCGCAGACGCAAAGGCTGGAAGCGGTAGGGCAGCTGGCGGCCGGTGTCGCGCATGAGATCAATACGCCAGCCCAGTACGTGGATGGCAACGTGCGTTTTCTCGAAGAAGCCTTCAGCGCGTTGTCGGGTTTGCTCGGCAAGATCTCTGACCAGGCCTGCGCTGCCGGCGATGGGGCGCTGTCCGCGGCCGATATCTCGGCCCTGCTGGCCGAGGCTGAAGTCGACTATCTGAAGACCGAAGTGCCGGTTGCAATCCGGCAGACGCTGGAAGGTGTCGGGCGAATCAGCAGTATCGTCCAGTCGATGAAGGAACTGACCGATCCGGCGCCCGATTTCGTGCCAGCCAACCTGAACCCAATCATCGAGGGCGCCGTGATTGCAGCGCGAAACGAATGGGCTGATGTCGCCGAGTTCCGCATGCAGCTCGATCCGCAGCTGCCCTGGGTACCATGTCAGCCCGAGATCATCAACCAGGCCGTGGTCAACATGCTGGTCAATGCGGCGCAAGCCATCGCCGGGAAAGGGGAGGCGGCACCCGGCCATGTCGTCGTCAGTACCTGCAGTGCCGGTGACGGCGTGGAGATCAGCATCAGCGACGATGGTGCCGGTATGGCCCCGTCGGTACAGGCGCGGATCTTCGATCCCTTCTATACGACCCGCCCGGTGGGCGAGGGTACGGGCCAGGGGCTCAGTACGGCGCACAGCGTGATCCGCAAGCATGGCGGTACGATCGCCGTGGACAGTGCGCCCGGCCGTGGCAGCTGCTTCAGGATTCACCTGCCGCTGGCCGAAGGACAGCAGGCATCAGGCGGGTATCAGGATGCGCAGCTTCTGCGAGACACTCGTCGGCTCGCCAGCTGAAGTCGCAGCGGTCGTCTCGCGCAACTGCGTGAGCAGCGGGCTGGTGATCTCCTCGCCACGAAACATCAATGTCTCGCCGTTGTCGGCGATGATGTCTTCATCGAGCACCATGCCTGGCCGCAGTTCATCGAAGCCGACCCAGCGGATATCCATGTAGGCACTGTGCATGTGCACGGTGCGTACGGCTTCGATAATCGCCTTGGGCAGGCCCGGCATCGACTGCTCCATGCGTTTCAGTGCGTCAGCCGGTTGTTCACCGGTAGCCATCAGGTCATCCAGGGCGGTGGCCACGGCGAGGATTACCGTTGCCGTGTCTTCTGCCGGCCACGCGCTGACCTCGGCCGGCAGCGCGGCAAAGTCCGTGGGCTGTTGCTGACGCGCGACCATCGCCGCAACCGGCCCAAGCTGTGGAATGCGACCGATCAGTGCCGCGGCGACTGCCGGATGGCGGCGATAGAGACGCTGTTCTTCGTCGTCCAGCGGTGTGCCCGCATACAGTTTGTCGAGCAGTTCGACCGGCAGGGTGATGCAGCCGAGCTGCGACAGAAGCGTGGCGAGGCGCAGATCCCAGGGCATGG
Coding sequences within:
- a CDS encoding copper resistance protein B — encoded protein: MVDRIREAARLVWLVTLLSMLPGVTPVHAEDERDAAFPQLGTTMSQQMPDDPVYWMLLFDEFEWQDQRDGDALSWDAHAWIGTDMHRALLRAEGQREDGNTTENRLELLWAHPVAAYWDLVAGARMDTEPGTTRNYVGIGVQGLAPQWLHVEATAWAGERGQTAATLKLEYELLLTNRLILTPKFETDIYGKDDMANEIGNGVSDVKAGLRLRYEIRREFAPYVGVEWTGKFGDTADMARSNDEAVRDAHIVAGLRFWF
- a CDS encoding HIT family protein; the encoded protein is MQTNDCPLCRDAAAPALWRDEKCRVVSADDADYPAFLRVIWQAHVREMTDLDPAGQQHLLRVVLAVEGVLRTELAPDKINLATLGNQVPHLHWHVIPRFADDAHFPDPVWAERRRAGVAHKVDRERLIGGLRSALGSSPGR
- a CDS encoding metallophosphoesterase, which produces MSITVEEPLAAGSLDIVGDVHGELEALRALLQHLGYDADGQHRDGRHLVFVGDLCDRGPDSPGVIELVQALIAGGSAQCVLGNHELSVLRGARKSGNGWFFAENHDHAKGRFPDCRGTSAAQREEFPVFLASLPLTLSRDDLRVVHAAWHQESLLALAADASRQPLTDIYREYHRRAGQWLEDSGLSDSLAKEHEQWGTAMADEQAPVPLLRATGQMSAYFQMNNPIRVLTSGVERLAGKPFYATGKWRMVDRVAWWHDYRDEVPVIFGHYWRWSDHAVPPGHSRGEPDLFKGRAAGAWLGPRANAFCVDFSVGVRYRERPLAPGARHMGRLAAVRWPERELVFDDGERLALIAD
- a CDS encoding FAD-dependent monooxygenase codes for the protein MQFDVILIGAGIGGLTATLALQRQGLRVAVCEQAAEPFVGGAGLLIGTTGARVLKELGLGEALEDLAVRPASVAVRHFHSGRLLAETAADHAGCHQIGRADLQRALIAAIHSNDRNCLHPGHALADIGQDAGGVTALFAGRQMLRGSLLVACDGLRSAVRTRLFGDEQPRFTGYQLWQGLVPMSHLAPAAPGLADATIWIGPGQRLRCCSVGRRTQLAYMALARSTHWTDEGWAKPSGVDSVLAAFRGFDTVARTVLMATPPEQSLSRGLFARDPLPAWTQGRVTLLGDAAHPAAPFLDRATDLALEDALVLARAIAAAGTTPEALQRYAAARIPRASASMVAAEEQGVRLTTLNPDTYVAGATDDSDYDPVTVSV
- the pdxH gene encoding pyridoxamine 5'-phosphate oxidase — translated: MSTDIANLRRDYRTRRLDPGALDPDPFRQFEHWFAEAMETQVLDPNAMSIASVAADGQPSLRTVLLKYYDASGFVFYTNLESRKSREIIANPRVALLFYWAELSRQVRITGTASHTSAAENLRYFMTRPRDSQIGAWVSAQSSVISSRSLIENKFMEMRQKFAAGEVPLPSFWGGYRVQPETIEFWQAGEHRLHDRFLYSRSGDGWSIARLAP